TTCTTTTGATAAAGCAAATCTTCAATGGCCAATGCCAATTTAGTATGGGGGCCAACACATCCTTCTTTTATAACAAGTTCCATTAATTTATCTGCTCTTGGATCAGCATTATGATATCTGTGTCCAAAACCAGGAATTTTAGTATTTTTAGAGACAATATATTCATTGTATAAATCAATAGCCAAACTAGCTATCTGTTTATTGTCAATATCTGCATCTCCGGTTAACATTAAAGAGTCAATCTTGGACTGGTATAATTCCATGGTTTTTTCAATAGCTCCTGCATGTTTATGTCCAAATGACAATAGCGCACCAGCTACAGCAGCATTTAACGGAGAACCTGAAGAGGCAACAAGTCTTGCTGTTTGTGTACTTGGAGGAGTGGCTCCGTGATCACAAAAAGAAACTAAAACATGATTAAATAATTTTCCCTCTTTTATTGAAGGCAATCTCCCTTTCAGAAGAAGAAAAACCATATCACTATATCTAATTTTTTCAATTAAATCTCTTTGATTGTATCCCCTAGTAACAATTTTATCAGGTTCCACTTTAGAAATAGCTGTTCTTAGTGAATGCTCGTTAATTTTAAAATTATTTTCCGACATTGTTTTAATTTCCTCAATTTAATAATTAAAATATAATTATAATCCATTATAAATGTAATGTTGCAACTCTCGGTTCTACAAAACAGGAAGGTCTGACTGAAACAATTCTAACACCGCTTGCCCTTTGATTACCTACATTAACAAATGAACCTAAAACTGTGGTTTTTCCACCAAAACCCAATGGTCCGATATTTGTTTCGTTTAATTTCTGAGTTACATAATTTTCCAAATCGCTTTGGGAATCTAAATTTCCATAAACAATTGATTTTAACAGTAATGATGATGCCTCATAATGTGTACGGCCAATACCAACAGCAGGAACAGAAGGAGTGCATCCCAACATTTTAAGTGATTCGCTTAACCAGCCGATAGCTGTACCAATTACATTTTCAATTGATCTTTTATGATATACCCTATATGTCTTTGCCCTTATTTCAGGACCTCCTCCTTCCAGTATAAAATGGATGTTTAAAGTGTCCGGAGAAATATTTCTTTTATATGTTGAATCCTCACTGAAAGAATCTATTAAAAAGGATGCTGCTTTCATCTGCCCAGGACGGTTATACAATCCTTTTGATTGTTCAATTCGCTCAACATCATTACCTTTAACAGCCATAGGGCGGGCAGGCAAATTATTTAATCCTCTTTCAATTCCCTCATTAATCTGAGCTATTAACTCCCCTGTGATTTCTCTTTTTTCACCTATTTCAATGATTACATGAGGAATTCCTGTATCATCACATAAAGGGAATTTGGTCTTACTGGCTACTTTATAATTTTCTAAAATTTGATTTAAAGCCCACAAAGCATTTTCATTATCTTCAACAGAAATGGCTTTTTTTAATGCATTGAATTTATCTTCAGAGAGATTTGTACTGGCTTTAATTATTGCATTTGAAACATCTTCTATGATATCCATATAATCACTCAGGAATAGATAAATCATTAGATCCTTTAGGAGAAGATATTGCATCACTATAATATTGGTCAATCATTCTTTTGACCAGTTTAACCTGTTTAATACGAGCAATAGCTTCTTTTTCAGAAGTATCCCAATTATGAGACTGTGCTACTGAACCTCCTGTTTTTAAATATACTGGAGAAGCTACTTTAATAATCTTCGGAACTTCATAATGTCTGATAAATCCGCCAGTTGATTTCGGATTTTCAGTATGCAAATCTAAAGGCATATACACTGCTTTACGAATAGCTGCAATCATAGGAATTTGCAAATCTCTAACTGGATTGAAAGAATTAAGACCGTTTTCTTCAAGTAATTTTGCAGATGCTGGATTTCCATGTCCAGTATGTGCAGACATTTTGAAATGAAGTGATTTCGGAAGTTCACCTGCTTTTCTCATCTGGTTTAAAGTCCAAAGTAAACCCTCATCATATAATAATATTCCACGAACTCCCAAATCGGCAGCTCTTTTAACGTCTTCAATTGCATAAACTAAATTGTCATATCCTCTTAAGCGATATCCTATCCTGCTTCCTTCCTTAGTATGGACAGTTGCACTGGTATCATAGGTAGCTCTTGGACCTACAGATAAAAAAAGTTCACATTCATATTTTTTAGCCAGGTCAACCATTTCTGTAATTTCTTCATCAGTAAGCAGCATTATTCCTTTGGTTTGAGTAATACGATGAATAGTTATTTCATTTTTAGAAGCTTCCTTAAGTAAGGTATCCATTATTTTTGGAGATTGTATTCCTGGAACCTCAAAACGATACTGTCCTCCATCATTAAAACGTTTAAATGATTCAAAATCGCCATAAGCTCTTTTAATTCCAAGCTGTTCCAAGAATTCTTCAGTTTTTTTCATAGTATCTACTCATTTAATGTTTCCATAAGTTGTTTTATAGAATAATCTTCAATATTATCAACAACAAGCAATTTATTTAAATCAAAAT
This genomic stretch from Methanobrevibacter smithii ATCC 35061 harbors:
- a CDS encoding citryl-CoA lyase; protein product: MSENNFKINEHSLRTAISKVEPDKIVTRGYNQRDLIEKIRYSDMVFLLLKGRLPSIKEGKLFNHVLVSFCDHGATPPSTQTARLVASSGSPLNAAVAGALLSFGHKHAGAIEKTMELYQSKIDSLMLTGDADIDNKQIASLAIDLYNEYIVSKNTKIPGFGHRYHNADPRADKLMELVIKEGCVGPHTKLALAIEDLLYQKKNIRLNVDGANAAILSDLGFDPKLGLGVFIIGRVPGIIAHIHEETIDEDEFRRFCDIDDIVYDGPGR
- a CDS encoding fumarate hydratase; this encodes MDIIEDVSNAIIKASTNLSEDKFNALKKAISVEDNENALWALNQILENYKVASKTKFPLCDDTGIPHVIIEIGEKREITGELIAQINEGIERGLNNLPARPMAVKGNDVERIEQSKGLYNRPGQMKAASFLIDSFSEDSTYKRNISPDTLNIHFILEGGGPEIRAKTYRVYHKRSIENVIGTAIGWLSESLKMLGCTPSVPAVGIGRTHYEASSLLLKSIVYGNLDSQSDLENYVTQKLNETNIGPLGFGGKTTVLGSFVNVGNQRASGVRIVSVRPSCFVEPRVATLHL